From Lycium ferocissimum isolate CSIRO_LF1 chromosome 12, AGI_CSIRO_Lferr_CH_V1, whole genome shotgun sequence, one genomic window encodes:
- the LOC132039180 gene encoding uncharacterized protein LOC132039180 codes for MHWNRYCWTIEHQKDLLKNDLPNLPKEKFYVLCRVRKLYLNYYLMEDGISWRFFNRTYFNHHIVKQLCCDIEEQDTWFNKFSQMLEHLHVPLWYQLDMVRDIINKASLILQEYEKPRRIPIVVDIIHRVPQIISKPYQDYHEEADEDEIELIEQVATSLLTLEENRVFVPVIPASRDAVKALEKVKVETMNSEKSFGETCIICFDKLFLDGVVEVTRMPCKHLYHGGCIVQWLQRNHVCPVCRFKMPVGKILGFDLV; via the coding sequence ATGCATTGGAACCGTTATTGTTGGACAATCGAGCATCAGAAGGATCTGCTCAAGAATGACCTCCCAAATTTACCAAAGGAAAAATTTTATGTTCTATGCAGAGTTCGAAAATTATACCTTAATTACTACCTCATGGAGGATGGTATTAGTTGGCGGTTCTTTAACCGCACATATTTCAACCATCATATTGTCAAACAGTTATGTTGCGACATAGAGGAACAAGACACATGGTTCAATAAGTTTAGTCAAATGCTTGAACATTTACATGTTCCTCTATGGTATCAACTAGACATGGTTCGAGACATCATAAATAAGGCCTCGTTGATTCTTCAAGAATATGAAAAACCTAGGAGAATCCCAATCGTCGTCGACATAATCCATCGTGTTCCTCAGATAATTTCAAAACCTTATCAAGATTATCATGAGGAAGCTGATGAGGATGAGATTGAGTTGATAGAGCAAGTCGCGACGAGTTTACTGACCTTGGAAGAAAATCGTGTGTTTGTGCCTGTAATTCCCGCATCGAGGGATGCCGTTAAAGCACTGGAGAAGGTGAAAGTGGAGACAATGAATAGTGAAAAGAGTTTTGGTGAAACTTGTATAATATGTTTTGATAAGTTGTTTTTAGATGGCGTTGTTGAAGTTACTCGCATGCCTTGCAAGCACCTTTATCATGGAGGTTGTATTGTTCAATGGCTTCAGAGAAATCATGTTTGTCCTGTGTGTCGCTTTAAGATGCCCGTAGGAAAAATATTGGGCTTTGATTTGGTTTAG